A region from the Coffea eugenioides isolate CCC68of chromosome 9, Ceug_1.0, whole genome shotgun sequence genome encodes:
- the LOC113783471 gene encoding beta-glucosidase 18-like — MVASSSFLLFILLISANPCVRAYNQGGNGIAEEFEDVKRSDFPAGFLFGAATSSYQIEGAILEDGKSFSDWDVFVRKIGNIKNGDTGDIATDHYHRYMEDIEIIHSLGMDAYRFSISWPRILPNGKSGGVNAAGIMFYNSIIDNLLLRGIQPFVTIYHWDMPQVLSDKYGGWLSPLIQDDFLHFAETCFKNFGDRVRYWVTINEPNTVAEFAFERGVSPPGHCSPPFGNCSAGNSDTEPLIAVHNMLLAHAKASKLYREQFLPKQGGVIGIVLHSFMFEPLTDDEHNKEAADRALAFNLAWALDPLVFGDYPPEMCQYHGNELPKFTSEERLLIRDSIDFVGLNHYATLYAKDCIHSSCSCSGSACIPGGDRAIRGFVSTSAENGGVLIGEPAGMPRFSVVPRGMEEIVDYTVNRYDNKPIFITENGYSSPLQQDQLDDLQHDVKRIEFHQAYLASLARAIRNGADVRGYFVWALMDNFEWSLGYDVKFGLYSVDRATLNRIPRSSAKWYRNFLRNISSNGMKPRTAFSLWNKVGRAEEE; from the exons ATGGTCGCCTCCTCCTCTTTTCTGCTCTTCATATTACTCATTTCTGCAAATCCTTGTGTAAGAGCCTACAATCAAGGAGGCAATGGAATAGCAGAAGAGTTTGAAGATGTCAAAAGATCAGATTTCCCAGCTGGATTTCTCTTCGGTGCTGCCACTTCTTCATATCAA ATTGAGGGTGCAATTCTTGAAGATGGAAAGAGCTTTAGTGACTGGGATGTTTTTGTCCGCAAAATTG GTAATATAAAGAATGGAGACACTGGAGATATAGCGACTGACCATTACCATCGTTACATG GAAGATATTGAGATAATCCATTCCCTTGGGATGGATGCTTACCGTTTCTCCATTTCCTGGCCAAGAATACTTCcaa ATGGGAAATCCGGTGGTGTTAATGCAGCTGGAATCATGTTTTACAATAGTATTATTGATAACCTTTTACTCCGAG GCATTCAGCCATTTGTGACAATTTACCACTGGGACATGCCTCAAGTGCTTAGTGACAAATACGGGGGCTGGCTCAGTCCTCTGATTCA GGATGATTTCCTCCATTTTGCTGAaacatgtttcaagaattttggcGATCGGGTGAGGTATTGGGTGACCATAAATGAACCAAATACAGTTGCAGAATTCGCCTTTGAAAGGGGAGTGAGCCCTCCAGGTCATTGCTCCCCTCCTTTTGGCAACTGTTCAGCTGGTAATTCAGATACCGAGCCCCTAATTGCAGTGCATAACATGTTACTTGCACATGCCAAGGCTTCCAAACTCTATCGCGAGCAGTTTCTG CCCAAACAAGGAGGTGTAATAGGAATTGTGCTCCACTCATTTATGTTTGAACCATTAACTGATGATGAGCATAACAAGGAAGCTGCAGATAGGGCTTTGGCTTTTAATCTGGCTTG GGCTTTGGATCCTCTAGTGTTTGGTGATTATCCTCCAGAAATGTGTCAATATCATGGGAATGAGTTACCCAAATTCACATCAGAGGAAAGACTGCTCATAAGGGATAGCATTGACTTCGTTGGACTAAACCACTATGCAACTCTTTATGCCAAGGACTGCATACACTCAAGTTGTTCCTGCTCTGGCTCTGCCTGTATCCCTGGTGGAGACCGTGCCATCCGAGGCTTTGTCTCCACATCTGCAGAGAATGGTGGTGTTTTGATTGGAGAACCT GCAGGGATGCCTAGATTCAGTGTTGTTCCAAGAGGAATGGAAGAGATTGTAGACTATACAGTGAATCGATACGATAACAAGCCCATTTTTATTACTGAGAATG GTTATTCTTCGCCACTGCAACAAGATCAACTTGATGATTTACAGCATGATGTCAAGCGAATTGAATTTCACCAAGCATACCTAGCATCTTTGGCTCGAGCCATCAG AAATGGTGCTGATGTGAGGGGCTATTTTGTTTGGGCTTTGATGGATAATTTTGAGTGGTCATTGGGGTATGATGTGAAATTTGGACTTTATTCTGTTGATCGGGCAACGTTGAATAGAATTCCTAGGTCCTCTGCCAAGTGGTATAGAAATTTCCTGAGGAACATCAGCTCCAATGGCATGAAGCCCAGAACTGCATTTTCACTTTGGAACAAAGTTGGTAGAGCAGAAGAAGAGTGA